One Brassica napus cultivar Da-Ae chromosome C4, Da-Ae, whole genome shotgun sequence genomic region harbors:
- the LOC111205541 gene encoding transcription factor PIF4-like isoform X1, giving the protein MEHQGWNFEENCNLSNNRRSSLRPQDELVELLWRDGQVVLQSQTNREQTQAQTVKHDHHQETLRSHTFLEDQETVSWLQYPPYEDQFITDGFSSHFFSTGNPLERPASEMVKHEAGPDPPDQAMPPPMFRLPDSSSSVKELGKEQYSVVTVGPSSQSHNNLDVSVRHDRSKTVNERLYHNAGSSSGGSSGCSFGKNIKEMAGVQSITTDRKRKHIMDTDEYASQPDVIGNKTNQRPGSTGRSRAAEVHNLSERRRRDRINERMKTLQELIPHCTKTDKASILDEAIDYMKSLKLQLQVMWMGNGMVAAATAPMMLPGVQPQPFIRQMQSPVQLPRFPVMNNPGIFCQNPTQNQVFSNWFDRYIGVFPQMQAAPQPVEMLRFGSQAGQQSQQPSAPTKTTDGSR; this is encoded by the exons ATGGAACATCAAGGTTGGAATTTTGAGGAGAATTGCAACTTATCCAACAATAGGAGATCATCTTTAAG GCCACAAGATGAACTAGTAGAGTTGTTATGGCGAGATGGGCAAGTGGTTCTGCAGAGCCAAACTAACAGAGAGCAAACCCAAGCCCAAACTGTGAAACATGATCATCATCAAGAAACCCTAAGATCCCACACCTTTCTTGAGGATCAAGAAACCGTCTCTTGGTTACAATACCCTCCATATGAAGACCAATTCATAACCGACGGCTTCTCATCTCATTTCTTCTCAACCGGTAATCCCCTGGAGAGACCAGCCTCAGAGATGGTTAAGCACGAGGCCGGTCCTGACCCTCCTGATCAGGCCATGCCTCCTCCTATGTTTAGGTTACCGGATTCATCATCAAGTGTCAAGGAACTAGGAAAGGAACAATACTCGGTTGTGACCGTTGGACCGAGCAGCCAATCTCATAACAATCTTGATGTCTCAGTGCGTCATGATCGGAGCAAAACTGTCAATGAAAGGCTTTACCATAACGCAGGTTCTTCATCAGGTGGCTCCTCTGGTTGCAGCTTTGGCAAGAACATCAAAGAAATGGCTGGTGTGCAAAGCATTACAACAGACCGTAAGAGAAAACATATAATGGACACTGATGAATATGCATCTCAACCAgat GTAATAGGTAACAAAACGAACCAACGACCAGGATCAACGGGCAGGAGTCGAGCAGCTGAAGTTCATAATCTCTCCGAAAGG AGGAGAAGAGATAGGATCAATGAGAGAATGAAGACTTTGCAAGAACTAATACCTCACTGCACTAAA actGATAAAGCATCAATATTGGACGAAGCCATAGATTACATGAAGTCACTTAAGTTACAACTTCAAGTTATGTGGATGGGGAATGGAATGGTTGCTGCTGCGACAGCTCCGATGATGCTCCCTGGCGTACAACCTCAGCCGTTCATCCGCCAGATGCAGAGCCCGGTACAGTTGCCTCGATTTCCGGTTATGAACAATCCCGGTATATTTTGTCAAAATCCGACACAAAACCAAGTTTTCTCCAATTGGTTTGATAGATACATTGGCGTATTCCCACAGATGCAGGCCGCGCCTCAG CCGGTGGAGATGCTAAGATTTGGTTCTCAGGCGGGACAGCAAAGTCAACAACCGTCTGCGCCGACGAAGACCACCGACGGTTCTCGTTAG
- the LOC111205541 gene encoding transcription factor PIF4-like isoform X2: protein MEHQGWNFEENCNLSNNRRSSLRPQDELVELLWRDGQVVLQSQTNREQTQAQTVKHDHHQETLRSHTFLEDQETVSWLQYPPYEDQFITDGFSSHFFSTGNPLERPASEMVKHEAGPDPPDQAMPPPMFRLPDSSSSVKELGKEQYSVVTVGPSSQSHNNLDVSVRHDRSKTVNERLYHNAGSSSGGSSGCSFGKNIKEMAGVQSITTDRKRKHIMDTDEYASQPDVIGNKTNQRPGSTGRSRAAEVHNLSERRRRDRINERMKTLQELIPHCTKTDKASILDEAIDYMKSLKLQLQVMWMGNGMVAAATAPMMLPGVQPQPFIRQMQSPIHWRIPTDAGRASAGGDAKIWFSGGTAKSTTVCADEDHRRFSLELQN, encoded by the exons ATGGAACATCAAGGTTGGAATTTTGAGGAGAATTGCAACTTATCCAACAATAGGAGATCATCTTTAAG GCCACAAGATGAACTAGTAGAGTTGTTATGGCGAGATGGGCAAGTGGTTCTGCAGAGCCAAACTAACAGAGAGCAAACCCAAGCCCAAACTGTGAAACATGATCATCATCAAGAAACCCTAAGATCCCACACCTTTCTTGAGGATCAAGAAACCGTCTCTTGGTTACAATACCCTCCATATGAAGACCAATTCATAACCGACGGCTTCTCATCTCATTTCTTCTCAACCGGTAATCCCCTGGAGAGACCAGCCTCAGAGATGGTTAAGCACGAGGCCGGTCCTGACCCTCCTGATCAGGCCATGCCTCCTCCTATGTTTAGGTTACCGGATTCATCATCAAGTGTCAAGGAACTAGGAAAGGAACAATACTCGGTTGTGACCGTTGGACCGAGCAGCCAATCTCATAACAATCTTGATGTCTCAGTGCGTCATGATCGGAGCAAAACTGTCAATGAAAGGCTTTACCATAACGCAGGTTCTTCATCAGGTGGCTCCTCTGGTTGCAGCTTTGGCAAGAACATCAAAGAAATGGCTGGTGTGCAAAGCATTACAACAGACCGTAAGAGAAAACATATAATGGACACTGATGAATATGCATCTCAACCAgat GTAATAGGTAACAAAACGAACCAACGACCAGGATCAACGGGCAGGAGTCGAGCAGCTGAAGTTCATAATCTCTCCGAAAGG AGGAGAAGAGATAGGATCAATGAGAGAATGAAGACTTTGCAAGAACTAATACCTCACTGCACTAAA actGATAAAGCATCAATATTGGACGAAGCCATAGATTACATGAAGTCACTTAAGTTACAACTTCAAGTTATGTGGATGGGGAATGGAATGGTTGCTGCTGCGACAGCTCCGATGATGCTCCCTGGCGTACAACCTCAGCCGTTCATCCGCCAGATGCAGAGCCCG ATACATTGGCGTATTCCCACAGATGCAGGCCGCGCCTCAG CCGGTGGAGATGCTAAGATTTGGTTCTCAGGCGGGACAGCAAAGTCAACAACCGTCTGCGCCGACGAAGACCACCGACGGTTCTCGTTAGAGCTACAAAACTGA
- the LOC106391704 gene encoding polyamine oxidase 2 — protein sequence MESRKNSDRQIRRANCFSAGGRMKTRSPSVIVIGGGFGGISAARTLQDASFQVVVLESRDRIGGRVHTDYSFGFPVDLGASWLHGVCKENPLAPVIGRLGLPLYRTSGDNSVLYDHDLESYALFDMDGNQVPQELVTEVGVTFEQILEEINKVRDEQEADMSISQAFSIVFSRKPELRLEGLAHNVLQWYLCRMEGWFAADADTISAKCWDQEELLPGGHGLMVRGYRPVINTLSKGIDIRLGHRVTKIVRRYNGVKVTTENGQTFVADAAVIAVPLGVLKSGTITFEPKLPEWKQEAINDLGVGIENKIVLHFEKVFWPKVEFLGVVAETSYGCSYFLNLHKATGHPVLVYMPAGQLAKDIEKMSDEAAANFAVLQLQRILPDALPPVQYLVSRWGSDVNSLGSYSYDIVGKPHDLYERLRVPVDNLFFAGEATSSSFPGSVHGAYSTGLMAGEDCRMRVLERYGELDLFQPVMGEEGPASVPLLISRL from the exons atggaGTCGAGGAAAAACTCTGATCGTCAAATCCGTAGAG CTAATTGCTTTTCAGCTGGTGGGAGGATGAAGACAAGGTCACCGTCTGTGATAGTGATTGGAGGTGGTTTTGGTGGAATCTCTGCTGCTCGTACTCTTCAAGATGCTTCCTTTCAG gttgtgGTACTGGAGTCCCGTGATAGGATTGGTGGAAGAGTTCACACTGATTACTCATTCGGTTTTCCTGTTGATCTTGGTGCATCATG GCTGCACGGAGTGTGCAAAGAGAATCCTCTGGCACCAGTAATTGGGAGGCTGGGACTGCCCTTGTATCGTACTAGTGGTGACAATTCGGTCTTGTACGATCATGATCTTGAAAG CTATGCTCTGTTTGATATGGATGGCAATCAAGTTCCTCAAGAGTTGGTAACGGAGGTTGGCGTTACATTTGAGCAGATTTTGGAAGAG ATCAATAAGGTCAGAGACGAGCAGGAGGCAGACATGTCAATATCTCAGGCCTTCTCAATTGTGTTTTCAAGGAAACCTGAGCTGAGGTTAGAGGGGCTTGCACACAATGTACTTCAATGGTACTTATGCCGcatggaaggatggtttgctGCCGATGCTGACACCATCTCCGCAAAGTGTTGGGACCAG GAGGAGTTGCTTCCTGGTGGACATGGTCTTATGGTTAGAGGGTATCGCCCTGTCATCAATACTTTGTCCAAAGGGATTGATATTCGACTAGGCCATAG AGTTACTAAGATCGTAAGACGGTACAATGGAGTGAAGGTAACAACAGAAAACGGACAAACATTCGTCGCAGACGCTGCAGTAATCGCTGTTCCTCTCGGTGTCTTAAAATCCGGGACCATAACATTCGAACCAAAGCTACCAGAGTGGAAACAAGAAGCCATCAACGATCTCGGAGTAGGAATCGAAAACAAGATCGTACTCCACTTCGAAAAAGTCTTCTGGCCGAAAGTAGAGTTTCTAGGAGTGGTCGCAGAAACCTCCTACGGCTGCAGCTATTTTCTAAACCTCCACAAGGCCACAGGACACCCGGTTCTGGTCTACATGCCGGCCGGTCAGCTCGCCAAAGACATCGAGAAGATGTCTGATGAAGCAGCTGCGAATTTCGCCGTCTTGCAGCTCCAGAGGATTCTTCCTGATGCTCTGCCTCCCGTGCAGTATCTAGTATCGAGGTGGGGGTCTGATGTGAACTCGTTGGGATCTTATAGCTATGATATCGTGGGGAAGCCTCATGATTTGTATGAGAGGCTTAGGGTTCCGGTGGATAATTTATTCTTTGCTGGTGAAGCGACGAGCTCGAGTTTCCCGGGGTCGGTTCATGGGGCGTATTCAACTGGTTTGATGGCTGGTGAGGATTGTAGGATGCGTGTGTTGGAGAGGTATGGTGAGTTGGATCTGTTTCAGCCTGTGATGGGTGAAGAAGGACCTGCTTCTGTTCCTCTTCTTATATCTCGTCTCTGA
- the LOC106391703 gene encoding probable pectinesterase/pectinesterase inhibitor 16: MVSSSAISNHRITKTLITLLILNFLYLFQTTSAVTKTNSYSHFSRFSRHQSSSSSRTKQGFLASVQESMNHALRARSLAFNLTLSHRTAELHIVDPIHDCLELLDDTIEMLSRITSSDDEEDVHTWLSATLTNQDTCEQSLQEKSNSYNHGIAMDFVARNLSGLLTNVLELFVSVKSKPQRLLSEHEHFPRFVTSSEDRRLLEAPVEELKIDAVVAADGSGTHKTVGEALLATSLASSGGRTVIHLKAGTYKENINIPTKQKNVMLVGDGKGRTVIVGSRSNRGGYTTYKTATVAAMGDGFIARDITIVNSAGPSSEQAVALRVGADKSVVYRCSIEGYQDSLYTHSKRQFYRDTDITGTVDYIFGNSAAVLQSCNIVARKPLSGQTNFVTAQGRSNPGQNTGISIQNCKITAQSTTYLGRPWKEYSRTVVMQSFLDGSIHPSGWSPWSGGFGLKTLFYAEFGNSGPGSSVSGRVKWAGYHSSLTVKEAEGFTVANFIGGTMWLPSTGVSFDSGLVK, from the exons ATGGTTTCATCATCAGCAATATCAAATCATAGGATTACCAAAACACTAATTACTTTACTCATCTTAAACTTCTTATACCTATTTCAAACCACTTCAGCTGTAACCAAAACCAATTCCTACTCCCACTTCTCAAGATTCTCAAGACATCAAAGCTCATCATCATCAAGAACCAAACAAGGGTTCCTCGCATCGGTCCAAGAGAGTATGAACCATGCCCTCCGGGCTCGTTCTCTCGCCTTCAACCTCACTCTTTCTCATCGAACAGCAGAACTCCACATAGTCGATCCCATCCACGACTGCCTTGAGCTACTCGACGACACAATTGAAATGTTGTCTCGCATCACTTCAAGTGATGACGAAGAAGATGTTCACACATGGCTAAGCGCAACACTCACGAACCAAGACACTTGTGAGCAGAGCCTCCAAGAAAAATCCAACTCTTATAACCACGGAATTGCGATGGATTTTGTCGCAAGAAACCTATCAGGTTTACTTACTAACGTACTTGAGTTGTTCGTATCCGTGAAGTCTAAACCCCAGAGGCTCTTGTCGGAACATGAGCATTTTCCGAGGTTTGTTACTTCGTCGGAGGACCGGAGGCTTCTAGAAGCTCCGGTGGAGGAACTGAAGATTGATGCCGTGGTGGCTGCAGACGGAAGTGGAACCCACAAGACCGTAGGAGAAGCGTTGTTGGCTACTTCATTGGCGAGTAGTGGGGGAAGGACCGTGATTCACTTGAAAGCTGGGACCTATAAGGAGAACATTAACATCCCGACGAAGCAGAAGAACGTTATGTTAGTTGGTGATGGGAAAGGCAGAACTGTCATAGTAGGTAGCAGAAGTAACAGAGGCGGCTACACTACTTACAAGACTGCCACCGTCG CTGCTATGGGAGATGGGTTTATAGCGCGCGACATAACAATCGTGAACAGTGCTGGACCCAGCTCAGAGCAAGCGGTGGCCCTCCGTGTCGGAGCAGACAAATCCGTCGTGTACCGATGCTCCATCGAAGGATACCAAGACTCACTCTACACGCACTCTAAGCGACAATTCTACCGAGACACAGACATCACTGGAACCGTCGACTACATATTCGGAAACTCCGCCGCAGTGCTCCAGTCCTGCAACATCGTCGCCCGTAAGCCCTTATCGGGTCAGACAAACTTCGTGACGGCGCAAGGGCGGAGCAACCCGGGTCAGAACACCGGAATCTCTATACAGAACTGCAAGATCACGGCGCAGTCGACGACTTACCTTGGCCGGCCGTGGAAAGAGTATTCAAGAACGGTGGTGATGCAGTCTTTCCTCGACGGGTCGATTCACCCGTCGGGTTGGTCTCCTTGGTCGGGTGGTTTCGGGCTTAAAACTCTGTTTTACGCGGAGTTTGGTAACTCGGGTCCTGGATCAtcggtttcgggtcgggttAAATGGGCCGGGTACCATTCGTCTTTAACGGTGAAGGAAGCGGAAGGGTTCACTGTCGCTAATTTCATTGGCGGGACGATGTGGTTGCCGTCAACAGGCGTTAGTTTCGACTCTGGCCTTGTGAAGTGA